One Nostocoides sp. HKS02 genomic window carries:
- a CDS encoding acyl-CoA thioesterase domain-containing protein, with translation MPPPEECISAAEAPPGFLKHASLLERLDLRLDPATTGWAVGKPSGNGVIRGWLRMADGREPDPLLLLLAVDALPPVAFELGLPGWTPTLELTAHVRARPAPGWLRVSLTNRTLTGGFLEEDAEVWDSAGRLVALSRQLARASAPRR, from the coding sequence CTGCCCCCGCCAGAGGAGTGCATCTCGGCGGCGGAGGCGCCGCCCGGGTTCCTCAAGCACGCGTCCCTGCTGGAGCGGCTCGACCTGCGGCTCGACCCCGCGACGACCGGCTGGGCCGTGGGCAAGCCCTCGGGCAACGGCGTCATCCGCGGCTGGCTCCGGATGGCCGATGGCCGCGAGCCCGACCCGCTGTTGCTCCTGCTGGCGGTGGACGCCCTCCCACCGGTCGCCTTCGAGCTCGGCCTACCCGGCTGGACCCCCACGCTCGAGCTCACCGCGCACGTGCGGGCGCGTCCCGCGCCGGGCTGGCTGCGGGTCAGCCTCACCAACCGCACGCTGACCGGCGGCTTCCTCGAGGAGGACGCCGAGGTGTGGGACAGCGCGGGCCGACTGGTCGCCCTGTCACGGCAGCTGGCCAGGGCGTCCGCACCGCGACGGTAG
- the glpX gene encoding class II fructose-bisphosphatase has product MSEQHLPSSLRVGVEAPDRNLALELVRVTEAAAMAGGRWVGRGDKNGADGAAVEAMRTLISTVSMKGVVVIGEGEKDDAPMLYNGEEVGDGNGPECDVAVDPIDGTTLTAKGQSNAVSVLAVADRGSMYDPSAVFYMDKLVTGPEAADVVDIRLPVAENIKRIAKAKHQTVEDVTVVMLDRPRHQQLASEVRAAGARLRFISDGDVAGAIMAARDDTGIDLLLGIGGTPEGIITACAIKCTGGVIQGRLWPQDDDERQRAVDAGHDLDRVLSTDDLVRGENCFFVATGITDGELLRGVRYRAGGVTTHSLVMRSKSGTIRLIESHHQLSKLRAYSSIDFDHAGSAGHSGSAGTAS; this is encoded by the coding sequence ATGTCCGAGCAGCACCTCCCCTCTTCCCTGCGCGTGGGAGTCGAGGCCCCCGACCGCAACCTCGCCCTCGAGCTGGTCCGAGTCACCGAGGCGGCCGCCATGGCCGGTGGGCGCTGGGTCGGGCGAGGTGACAAGAACGGCGCCGACGGTGCGGCCGTCGAGGCGATGCGCACCCTCATCTCAACCGTGTCGATGAAGGGCGTCGTCGTCATCGGCGAGGGTGAGAAGGACGACGCGCCGATGCTCTACAACGGCGAGGAGGTGGGCGACGGCAACGGCCCGGAGTGCGATGTCGCAGTCGACCCCATCGACGGCACGACGCTGACGGCCAAGGGCCAGTCCAACGCCGTCTCGGTGTTGGCGGTCGCCGACCGGGGCAGCATGTACGACCCGTCCGCGGTCTTCTACATGGACAAGCTGGTCACCGGGCCCGAGGCCGCCGACGTGGTCGACATCCGGCTGCCGGTGGCCGAGAACATCAAGCGGATCGCCAAGGCCAAGCACCAGACCGTCGAGGACGTCACCGTCGTCATGCTCGACCGTCCACGCCACCAGCAGCTCGCGAGCGAGGTCCGTGCGGCGGGGGCCCGGCTCCGCTTCATCTCCGACGGCGACGTCGCGGGTGCCATCATGGCCGCCCGGGACGACACCGGCATCGACCTGCTGCTGGGCATCGGCGGCACACCCGAGGGCATCATCACGGCCTGCGCCATCAAGTGCACCGGCGGCGTGATCCAGGGACGCCTCTGGCCCCAGGACGACGACGAGCGCCAACGCGCCGTCGATGCCGGCCACGACCTCGACCGCGTGCTCTCGACCGACGACCTCGTGCGCGGCGAGAACTGCTTCTTCGTCGCCACGGGTATCACCGACGGTGAGCTGCTGCGGGGGGTGCGGTACCGCGCGGGCGGTGTCACCACCCATTCACTCGTCATGCGCTCCAAGTCCGGCACCATCCGGCTCATCGAGAGCCATCACCAGCTGTCCAAGCTGCGGGCCTACTCGTCCATCGACTTCGACCACGCGGGCTCGGCGGGGCACTCGGGCTCGGCGGGGACCGCGTCGTGA
- a CDS encoding trypsin-like serine protease, giving the protein MNLRRTVAILGLTTAMVSGGALAANAITGGQADGGGHPNVGMIGYYDASGRQRCSATLVSPTIVLTAGHCADGTIGKTAVSFDSVIAQDPSSSLPPAADPTVGYTAAELAADGWRSGTAYAHPAYSHFTDKDSWNDVGVVVLDQPVTDITPVSLAPVGYLDQFTPSVLNSTLFTAVGYGVDVTRADSGPQNPTPQSYPILRRVADAPGQKLTSQILQVNGSSNDSKGTGGICFGDSGGPSFNGGYQVGVASYTYSSTCRSIDGLQRVDIPVVQDWLAGFGVYPAS; this is encoded by the coding sequence ATGAACCTCCGCCGCACCGTGGCGATCCTCGGCCTGACCACCGCGATGGTCTCGGGCGGCGCGCTCGCCGCCAACGCGATCACCGGAGGGCAGGCCGACGGTGGCGGCCACCCCAACGTCGGCATGATCGGGTACTACGACGCCTCGGGCCGGCAGCGCTGCAGCGCGACCCTCGTGTCGCCGACCATCGTGCTGACCGCGGGGCACTGCGCCGACGGCACGATCGGCAAGACCGCGGTGTCGTTCGACTCGGTCATCGCCCAGGACCCGTCGTCGTCGCTGCCGCCGGCGGCGGACCCGACCGTGGGCTACACCGCCGCCGAGCTGGCGGCCGACGGCTGGCGCAGCGGCACGGCATACGCCCACCCGGCGTACTCGCACTTCACGGACAAGGACAGCTGGAACGACGTGGGAGTGGTCGTCCTCGACCAGCCGGTCACCGACATCACCCCGGTGTCGCTCGCGCCGGTGGGCTACCTCGACCAGTTCACCCCGAGTGTCCTGAACTCGACGCTCTTCACGGCCGTCGGTTACGGCGTCGACGTGACCAGGGCCGACTCCGGCCCCCAGAACCCGACGCCGCAGTCCTACCCGATCCTGCGTCGCGTCGCCGATGCCCCGGGCCAGAAGCTCACCTCGCAGATCCTGCAGGTCAACGGCAGCAGCAACGACTCCAAGGGCACCGGTGGCATCTGCTTCGGCGACTCGGGCGGTCCGTCGTTCAACGGCGGCTACCAGGTCGGCGTCGCGAGCTACACCTACAGCTCGACCTGTCGTTCGATCGACGGTCTGCAGCGGGTCGACATCCCCGTTGTGCAGGACTGGCTGGCCGGCTTCGGGGTGTACCCCGCGAGCTGA
- a CDS encoding cation transporter has product MSESAVPTARSPLEPAVRAGLLRRGVRLERATLAWNVVGLGVLAVAAVQARSVALAGFGLDSLIEIGASSVVLWELSGTGEHRQRRALRLIGAAFVGLAVYLAIQSTIVLVSGFHTRHSPLGIIWTAVTALVMFALAAGKARTGAALDNPVLTTEGRVTLIDGLLATAVLAGLMLNALVGAWWADPVAGLVIVVYGLKEAREIFSGDH; this is encoded by the coding sequence ATGTCCGAGTCAGCCGTACCCACCGCGCGGTCCCCGCTCGAGCCAGCGGTCCGCGCCGGGCTGCTGCGCCGTGGGGTGCGGCTCGAGCGCGCCACCCTGGCGTGGAACGTCGTCGGGCTGGGGGTGCTCGCCGTGGCTGCGGTGCAGGCGCGTTCGGTGGCGCTCGCCGGGTTCGGGCTGGACAGTCTCATCGAGATCGGTGCGTCGAGCGTGGTGCTCTGGGAGCTGTCGGGCACTGGTGAACACCGCCAACGCCGCGCCCTGCGCCTTATCGGGGCCGCGTTCGTGGGACTCGCGGTCTACCTCGCGATCCAGTCCACCATCGTTCTCGTCAGCGGCTTCCATACGCGCCACAGCCCGCTGGGGATCATCTGGACCGCGGTGACGGCCCTGGTCATGTTCGCCCTGGCCGCGGGCAAGGCGCGCACCGGTGCCGCGCTCGACAACCCGGTGCTGACCACCGAGGGGCGCGTCACCCTGATCGACGGGCTGTTGGCCACCGCCGTGCTCGCGGGCCTGATGCTCAACGCGCTGGTCGGTGCGTGGTGGGCGGATCCGGTCGCTGGGTTGGTGATCGTCGTCTACGGGCTGAAGGAAGCTCGCGAGATCTTCAGCGGCGACCACTGA
- a CDS encoding NUDIX hydrolase has product MPESAADDRELLLSDGDVALVAVDGDPGAFVLRWQGEQVGRVELLDDGLGDADLVWAVVPEYRAVGIVERALRLAITWGFDTLGLDRVEARVEGDDHDGIRAALRAGLLREGIARGALAPGGRRKDTVVFARLRDDDHPDSREGFIALLNSSLPTKRAIAQGVLRDTSGRVLLCELTYKAEWDLPGGVVDPLESPAQCVAREVREELGIEVEVRGLLAVNWLPPWRGWADATVFVFDLGIAPVDLLTRATLEHREIRAIHFASEEDWERRVAPYNQRLLAFLSAHAGPTAYLEDGLPAL; this is encoded by the coding sequence ATGCCCGAATCCGCTGCCGACGACCGCGAACTGCTGCTGAGTGACGGTGACGTGGCACTCGTCGCCGTCGACGGCGACCCCGGCGCGTTCGTGCTGCGCTGGCAGGGCGAACAGGTCGGGCGGGTCGAGCTGCTCGACGACGGTCTGGGTGACGCCGACCTGGTGTGGGCCGTGGTGCCCGAGTACCGCGCCGTCGGCATCGTCGAGCGAGCCCTTCGGCTCGCGATCACCTGGGGGTTCGACACCTTGGGCCTGGACCGCGTCGAGGCGCGCGTCGAGGGCGACGACCACGACGGCATACGGGCGGCGCTCCGTGCGGGGCTGCTCCGCGAAGGCATCGCTCGTGGCGCCCTGGCGCCCGGGGGGCGTCGCAAGGACACCGTCGTGTTCGCGCGATTGCGTGATGACGACCACCCCGACAGCCGAGAGGGCTTCATCGCCCTCCTGAACTCCTCGCTGCCGACCAAGCGCGCCATTGCCCAGGGCGTCCTGCGCGACACGAGTGGACGGGTGCTGCTCTGCGAACTCACCTACAAGGCGGAGTGGGACCTCCCGGGTGGGGTCGTCGACCCCCTGGAGTCACCGGCCCAGTGCGTCGCGCGCGAGGTGCGCGAGGAGCTCGGGATCGAGGTCGAGGTGCGGGGTCTGCTCGCGGTCAACTGGTTGCCGCCGTGGCGAGGCTGGGCGGACGCCACCGTGTTCGTCTTCGACCTCGGCATCGCCCCGGTCGACCTCCTGACCCGAGCGACATTGGAGCACAGGGAGATTCGCGCCATCCACTTCGCGTCCGAGGAGGACTGGGAGCGACGCGTGGCGCCGTACAACCAGCGGCTGCTCGCGTTCCTCTCCGCGCACGCCGGCCCGACGGCATACCTCGAGGACGGCCTCCCGGCCCTCTGA
- a CDS encoding exodeoxyribonuclease VII small subunit → MAKAQQGADSTSPDDGLGDVAELSYEQARDELIAIVSQLEGGQLGLEESMRLWRRGEVLAAHCSTWLDGAEAALTEGDEAD, encoded by the coding sequence ATGGCGAAGGCTCAGCAGGGTGCGGACTCGACCAGCCCCGACGACGGCCTCGGCGACGTCGCCGAGCTGTCCTACGAGCAGGCCCGGGACGAGCTCATCGCGATCGTGAGCCAGCTCGAGGGTGGCCAGCTTGGCCTCGAGGAGAGCATGCGCCTCTGGCGTCGTGGTGAGGTCCTGGCGGCGCACTGCAGCACCTGGCTCGACGGCGCCGAGGCGGCGCTCACCGAGGGTGACGAGGCGGACTGA
- a CDS encoding DUF4245 domain-containing protein, translating to MSTPAPRSSYANGSVANMIRSLLVIGVIVVGLIAIVPRVNTVSQPPVDVAGASVEIAKESGWPIERPVGLPDGWKATSVRYVRSTDGFMTWHAGYLSPTGNYVAIEQTQGPSALWIAAETNRARITGERQAGGRTWTTYVRDGKVQNKLGRQGGERQGPDHDHHRHRDVRRARDLCRGTAARAHLLRLSPPRHPR from the coding sequence GTGAGCACGCCCGCGCCCCGCAGTTCCTACGCCAACGGATCAGTGGCCAACATGATCCGGTCCCTGCTGGTGATCGGCGTGATCGTGGTGGGGCTCATCGCGATCGTCCCGCGCGTCAACACGGTGTCCCAGCCCCCGGTCGACGTCGCCGGCGCCTCGGTCGAGATCGCCAAGGAGAGCGGCTGGCCGATCGAGCGCCCCGTGGGCCTGCCAGACGGCTGGAAGGCCACCAGCGTGCGCTACGTCCGCTCCACGGACGGCTTCATGACTTGGCACGCGGGGTACCTGTCGCCCACCGGGAACTACGTGGCGATCGAGCAGACCCAGGGCCCGTCCGCCCTGTGGATCGCGGCGGAGACCAACCGGGCGCGGATCACCGGTGAGCGTCAGGCCGGTGGCCGGACCTGGACGACCTACGTGCGCGACGGCAAGGTGCAGAACAAGCTTGGTCGCCAAGGCGGCGAGCGCCAAGGACCTGACCACGATCATCACCGGCACCGGGACGTTCGACGAGCTCGCGACCTTTGCCGCGGCACTGCGGCCCGCGCCCACCTCCTGAGGCTCAGTCCGCCTCGTCACCCTCGGTGA
- a CDS encoding VIT family protein — translation MAETTTPDVEPHEGEPHALAIGAKLNWLRAGVLGANDGIVSTAGIVIGVAAATTSRAAILTAGAAGLAAGAMSMAAGEYVSVSTQRDTERALLAKERRELREMPEEELAELAAIYEGKGLSPQLAHEVAQQLTHHDALGAHAEAELGIDPNDLTNPWHAAWASMISFTCGALLPLLAMLLTPVTARVPVTALAVVAALALTGWTSAGLGGAPRRPAVVRNVLGGVVAMLVTYVVGRAVGTQL, via the coding sequence ATGGCTGAGACCACGACGCCCGACGTCGAACCCCACGAGGGCGAACCCCACGCTCTGGCCATCGGTGCGAAGCTGAACTGGCTGCGCGCGGGGGTCCTTGGCGCCAACGACGGCATCGTCTCGACCGCGGGCATCGTCATCGGCGTCGCTGCGGCCACCACGAGCAGGGCGGCGATCCTCACGGCGGGCGCGGCCGGTCTGGCTGCTGGCGCGATGAGCATGGCAGCCGGTGAGTACGTCTCCGTCAGCACACAACGCGACACCGAGCGCGCCCTGCTGGCCAAGGAGCGCCGCGAGCTGCGCGAGATGCCCGAGGAGGAGCTCGCCGAGCTCGCGGCCATCTACGAGGGCAAGGGGCTCTCCCCACAGCTGGCCCACGAGGTCGCGCAGCAGCTGACCCACCACGACGCGCTCGGCGCCCACGCGGAGGCAGAGCTCGGCATCGACCCCAACGACCTCACCAACCCCTGGCACGCCGCGTGGGCGTCGATGATCAGCTTCACCTGCGGCGCGCTGCTCCCGCTGCTGGCGATGTTGCTCACGCCCGTCACCGCGCGCGTACCGGTCACCGCGCTCGCCGTCGTGGCGGCGCTCGCGCTCACCGGATGGACGAGTGCCGGGCTGGGCGGTGCGCCTCGCCGCCCTGCGGTGGTGCGCAACGTGCTGGGCGGGGTGGTGGCCATGCTCGTCACCTACGTCGTCGGCCGCGCCGTCGGCACTCAGCTCTAA
- a CDS encoding 4-hydroxy-3-methylbut-2-enyl diphosphate reductase, giving the protein MTEPTKRVLLAAPRGYCAGVDRAVVTVEKALELYGPPVYVRKEIVHNKHVVTTLEKRGAIFVEETDEVPEGATVIFSAHGVAPVVHEEAKALSLKTIDATCPLVTKVHREAVRFANDEFDILLIGHEGHEEVVGTSGEAPDHITLVDGPDDVPNVTVRDPQKVVWLSQTTLSVDETMETVRRLRERFPALQDPPSDDICYATQNRQLAVKQMAAETELMIVVGSRNSSNSVRLVEVALEHGAKAGHLVDYADEIEESWLEGVTTVGVTSGASVPEVLVRDVLTYLAERGYGDVAPVVAAEESLLFSLPNEIRRDLKARGLSDKMRHDASFEEAGSLH; this is encoded by the coding sequence ATGACTGAACCGACCAAACGAGTGCTCCTGGCTGCTCCGCGTGGATACTGCGCGGGGGTGGACCGGGCGGTCGTCACGGTCGAGAAGGCTCTCGAGCTCTACGGGCCGCCGGTCTACGTCCGCAAGGAGATCGTGCACAACAAGCACGTCGTGACCACGCTGGAGAAGCGGGGCGCGATCTTCGTCGAGGAGACCGACGAGGTCCCCGAGGGTGCGACGGTGATCTTCTCGGCACACGGAGTGGCTCCGGTGGTGCACGAGGAGGCCAAGGCGCTCAGCCTCAAGACCATCGACGCCACCTGCCCCCTGGTGACCAAGGTGCACCGTGAGGCGGTGCGGTTCGCCAACGACGAGTTCGACATCCTCCTCATCGGGCACGAGGGGCACGAGGAGGTCGTGGGGACCTCGGGTGAGGCCCCCGACCACATCACGCTCGTCGACGGCCCGGATGACGTTCCCAACGTCACGGTGCGCGACCCGCAGAAGGTCGTCTGGCTGTCGCAGACCACGTTGTCGGTGGACGAGACGATGGAGACGGTGCGCAGGCTGCGTGAGCGGTTCCCCGCCCTCCAGGACCCGCCGAGCGACGACATCTGCTACGCCACCCAGAACCGCCAGCTCGCGGTCAAGCAGATGGCGGCCGAGACCGAGCTGATGATCGTGGTCGGCTCGCGCAACTCGTCGAACTCGGTGCGCCTCGTCGAGGTCGCGCTCGAGCACGGTGCCAAGGCGGGCCACCTCGTGGACTACGCCGATGAGATCGAGGAGTCCTGGCTCGAGGGCGTCACCACGGTCGGGGTGACCTCGGGCGCGTCGGTGCCCGAGGTGCTCGTCCGCGATGTGCTGACCTATCTCGCCGAGCGCGGCTACGGGGATGTCGCTCCCGTGGTGGCGGCCGAGGAGAGTCTGCTGTTCTCCCTGCCGAACGAGATCCGCCGCGACCTCAAGGCGCGAGGACTCTCGGACAAGATGCGCCACGACGCGTCGTTCGAGGAAGCCGGCTCGCTGCACTGA
- the ychF gene encoding redox-regulated ATPase YchF, producing the protein MALTIGIVGLPNVGKSTMFNALTKNNVLAANYPFATIEPNVGVVPLPDARLGALAEIFGSEKILPATVSFVDIAGIVRGASVGEGLGNKFLATIREADAICQVVRAFEDGDVVHVDGKVSPASDIETIHTELILADLQTLEKAVPRLEKEARIKKESKPILDNAVAAQKVLDEGHTLYAAGAAAGVDLDLARGLGLLTTKPFIYVFNLDEDQLSDADLHASLRQLVEPADAVFLNAKLEMDLMDMEPAEAMELLESFGATESGLDQLARTGFHTLGLQTYLTAGPKESRAWTIGQGWTAPQAAGVIHTDFQRGFIKAEIVSFDDLVAAGSMAAAKAAGKVRIEGKEYVMADGDVVEFRFNV; encoded by the coding sequence GTGGCTCTCACTATCGGAATCGTCGGACTGCCCAATGTCGGCAAGTCCACGATGTTCAACGCCCTGACCAAGAACAACGTGCTCGCCGCGAACTACCCGTTCGCGACCATCGAGCCGAACGTCGGGGTCGTTCCCCTGCCGGATGCGCGGCTGGGCGCCCTTGCCGAGATCTTCGGGTCCGAGAAGATCCTGCCGGCGACCGTCTCGTTCGTCGACATCGCGGGCATCGTCCGGGGTGCGTCGGTGGGCGAGGGGCTGGGCAACAAGTTCCTCGCCACCATCCGTGAGGCCGACGCGATCTGCCAGGTGGTGCGCGCGTTCGAGGACGGCGACGTCGTGCACGTCGACGGCAAGGTCTCGCCGGCGTCCGACATCGAGACCATCCACACCGAGCTCATCCTCGCCGACCTGCAGACCCTCGAGAAGGCCGTGCCCCGCCTGGAGAAGGAGGCGCGGATCAAGAAGGAGTCCAAGCCGATCCTCGACAACGCGGTGGCCGCGCAGAAGGTCCTCGACGAAGGACACACCCTGTATGCCGCGGGCGCGGCTGCCGGGGTCGACCTTGACCTCGCGCGGGGCCTGGGCCTGCTGACCACGAAGCCCTTCATCTACGTCTTCAACCTCGACGAGGACCAGCTCTCCGACGCCGATCTGCACGCCTCGCTGCGCCAGCTCGTCGAACCGGCCGATGCGGTGTTCCTCAACGCCAAGCTCGAGATGGACCTCATGGACATGGAGCCGGCCGAGGCGATGGAGCTCCTCGAGTCGTTCGGCGCCACCGAGTCGGGGCTCGACCAGCTGGCGCGCACGGGCTTCCACACCCTCGGCCTCCAGACCTACCTGACTGCCGGCCCCAAGGAGTCGCGGGCCTGGACCATCGGCCAGGGCTGGACCGCCCCCCAGGCTGCTGGGGTGATCCACACCGACTTCCAGCGTGGGTTCATCAAGGCCGAGATCGTGTCCTTCGACGACCTCGTCGCGGCCGGGTCCATGGCGGCAGCCAAGGCGGCGGGCAAGGTGCGGATCGAGGGCAAGGAGTACGTCATGGCCGACGGCGACGTCGTGGAGTTCCGTTTCAACGTGTGA
- a CDS encoding DNA recombination protein RmuC gives MELVVTLLVGLVLGTVVGLWVARASGAAALAATRTEADLLRERVVDLEAAVADDAQTAAALAPLRDTLIRVEQQVGVLERDRTSQFAALETTIAAVRESTATLGRQTQSLAGSLNSSTVRGAWGEVQLRRVLEHAGLLARCDFDEQVSRVSRHQRQVRPDVVVRLPGDKYLVVDSKAPMGAFLAAQADDLPGAQRSQLLRDHAASLKSHVMSLAAKDYWSAFANSPEMVVCFVPSDAMLAAALASDPALHEDAMARRVVLVGPGALLALLRTVAFTWQQDALTAHAQEVMRLGRDLYDRLGTLGSHTTRMGTALQRSVEAYNQMVGALESRVLVAARRMHEAGVVEHPLAVPAPVEVGPRVLTAMELIEAATADEARPELDLEAPATERDRSTA, from the coding sequence ATGGAACTCGTGGTGACTCTGCTGGTGGGGCTGGTCCTGGGCACCGTCGTCGGCCTGTGGGTGGCGCGGGCATCGGGTGCGGCTGCTCTCGCCGCGACCCGCACCGAGGCAGACCTCCTTCGCGAGCGCGTGGTCGACCTCGAGGCGGCGGTCGCCGACGACGCCCAGACCGCAGCCGCCCTGGCCCCGCTGCGCGACACCCTCATCCGGGTCGAACAGCAGGTGGGGGTGCTGGAGCGTGACCGCACGAGCCAGTTCGCGGCGCTCGAGACCACCATCGCGGCCGTGCGGGAGTCCACAGCCACCCTGGGCCGACAGACCCAGTCGCTCGCGGGGTCGCTCAACTCCTCCACTGTCCGCGGCGCCTGGGGTGAGGTCCAGCTGCGGCGGGTGCTGGAGCACGCCGGCCTGCTCGCCCGGTGCGACTTCGACGAGCAGGTGAGCCGGGTGAGCCGCCACCAGCGCCAGGTGCGGCCCGACGTCGTGGTCCGCCTGCCGGGCGACAAGTACCTCGTCGTCGACTCCAAAGCCCCGATGGGCGCCTTCCTCGCGGCCCAGGCCGACGACCTGCCGGGTGCCCAGCGCAGCCAGCTCCTGCGTGACCACGCGGCATCCCTGAAGTCCCACGTCATGTCGCTGGCGGCCAAGGACTACTGGTCCGCCTTCGCGAACTCTCCCGAGATGGTCGTCTGCTTCGTGCCCAGCGACGCCATGTTGGCCGCGGCCCTGGCGAGCGACCCCGCGCTGCACGAGGACGCGATGGCTCGCCGGGTGGTCCTGGTCGGCCCCGGGGCCTTGCTGGCCTTGCTGCGCACTGTCGCGTTCACCTGGCAGCAGGACGCCCTGACCGCGCACGCCCAAGAGGTCATGCGCCTCGGCCGCGACCTCTACGACCGGCTCGGCACCCTCGGCTCGCACACCACGCGCATGGGCACGGCCCTGCAGCGCTCGGTCGAGGCCTACAACCAGATGGTCGGGGCCCTGGAGTCCCGGGTCCTCGTCGCCGCCCGGCGCATGCACGAGGCCGGGGTGGTCGAGCACCCCCTGGCCGTTCCCGCGCCGGTCGAGGTCGGCCCCCGGGTGCTGACGGCCATGGAGCTCATTGAGGCGGCTACGGCCGACGAGGCCAGGCCCGAGCTCGACCTCGAGGCACCAGCCACCGAGCGGGACCGGTCGACGGCCTAG
- a CDS encoding DUF3761 domain-containing protein: protein MLGAAGTGLSGAVTAIAMFGFVIGVIGLLRGRVRWAHLRSRTAAAATLAGSLAAFTLAAVAAPAPPTPATTASPAAASRAPARSRPAASASAGTSTAASPSATNPPQPSHVPAAARVIPAAAGDTVNAAGAVLPNAARTPGAVNPAVTQATIRSTICVAGWTATVRPPSSVTTRLKIQQLASGYAYKGDTTTGDYEEDHLISLELGGSPAATANLWPEPYATAEGARVKDRVENTLHTLVCNHTITLATAQHAIATNWWIAYRTYVTAATSPTTPAPPRVPAPAPAPAPVVPGNGATALCNDGTYSYAAHHRGACSHHGGVRVFYT from the coding sequence ATGCTTGGGGCAGCTGGTACGGGCCTGAGCGGCGCGGTGACCGCCATCGCCATGTTCGGCTTCGTCATCGGCGTGATCGGTCTGCTCCGAGGTCGGGTCCGGTGGGCCCACCTGCGCAGCCGAACCGCGGCAGCCGCCACCCTGGCGGGTTCCCTGGCGGCCTTCACCCTGGCCGCCGTGGCCGCCCCGGCACCGCCCACCCCCGCCACCACGGCCAGCCCCGCAGCAGCTTCCCGGGCCCCTGCCCGGAGCCGACCGGCAGCGTCCGCGAGCGCGGGCACGAGCACAGCCGCGAGCCCGTCCGCGACCAACCCGCCGCAGCCTAGCCACGTCCCGGCCGCGGCCCGGGTTATCCCAGCGGCCGCCGGTGACACCGTCAACGCTGCCGGCGCGGTCCTGCCGAACGCGGCACGGACCCCAGGAGCCGTCAACCCCGCAGTCACCCAGGCCACCATCAGGAGCACGATCTGCGTGGCCGGCTGGACCGCCACTGTGCGGCCGCCCTCCTCGGTGACGACCCGACTCAAGATCCAGCAGCTCGCCAGCGGCTACGCCTACAAGGGCGACACCACCACCGGCGACTACGAAGAAGACCACCTGATCTCTCTCGAGCTCGGCGGCTCCCCCGCAGCCACCGCGAACCTGTGGCCAGAGCCGTACGCCACCGCCGAGGGCGCCCGGGTCAAGGACCGCGTGGAGAACACGCTCCACACCCTGGTCTGCAACCACACCATCACCCTGGCGACGGCCCAACACGCCATCGCCACCAACTGGTGGATTGCCTACCGGACCTACGTCACCGCGGCGACCTCCCCGACCACACCGGCGCCGCCCCGCGTCCCAGCTCCGGCGCCGGCTCCTGCACCAGTCGTGCCCGGGAACGGGGCGACCGCGTTGTGCAACGACGGCACCTACTCGTATGCCGCCCACCACCGAGGCGCCTGCTCACACCACGGCGGCGTCCGAGTGTTCTACACGTAG